Within the Ochrobactrum sp. Marseille-Q0166 genome, the region GACGGCGGATTTTCAATCAAGTTCGTACCTGTCATCCACCGCAAGTGCCTCCGATTCATTGCGGAGTGCAAACCGGGATACGATTCACTCGCCAGATTTGAAAAGCGGAATGAATTCGGGCGCAGTTTCGTTTGAAGAAAATGGCTGCGCGCGCTTTGGATATAGAGAGCGAAAATTGCGCCTATATATATAAAGCGTAAAACAGCCCCTCCTCACTTCTGCCGACGTGTCGCTACCGGCGGAAAATTCTCATCGTCATGACCACGATTCTTGAAATGAATTAGCGCCAGCGATTCAATGAGTGGTTTCGCGTGCCTTCAGCAATCAGCCACTATTTTTTAGAATTGCCCCTCAGGATCGTAGCGCTTTCACATTGGCATAAGAATCAAATGCTGACGAAACTGCAGCTACGAACACCTCATCGCTTCGGCATCAAAGTCAGAGCTTAATAAAAGGAGAGAGATTTGAGCACATATCTGCTCACAAGTGGCGACGTTCTGGTCATTCTGGCCGGGATTTTGTCTGTCGCCTATCTCTCCTGGAAGCGTAAAACGAAATAGCCGCCCACCCTAACAATATGAATGATGACGCTAATTCGCTTGCGCCTTTAAGCACGCGGCGAAGTAAGGCTCTCGATCATGCATGACTGAGCATAAGAATTGAATGTTTCATCATAGGGAATAAAAACGCGAGAAGCGCCATTTTTATTCAAGATTTTATGATTGAATTCTTGAATGAAAATGGCGCGAGTGACGGGGCTCGAACCCGCGACCTCCGGCGTGACAGGCCGGCACTCTAACCAACTGAGCTACACCCGCGCATTTCATTTTCAGCCGTTTGGCTGGGTAGTCACCGGCGTTTCCGTTCGGTATGAGCGGTCGTTTAAGGGGTTCTCTCACGAGTGTCAAGCGAGTGGTCTGAAGAAAAAAGAAGAAATTCGATTTTATTTTAAAAGCCCCCATTTTGCGGGCTTTCTTATAGGGGAGCTTTTATCCACATCTCTGCATGTATCGCCCGAACGCATTCAAATTAAATGGAAAATAGAATCGCGTTACATGTTCAAGTGCATGAATCAGGCTCTTACACGTAGTTCTTATAAGAGCGCCGATTTGAGTTATCCCCAGCGGGCCTATCGATTTTAGCCGGAGAACTAAAAAAATGCATTTTTCTAATTTTTCCGCTTGCACTCTCCAAACGAACAGCCTAAACGGCTCTCACAGCGGCTGACAAGTCAGTCGGGCGATTAGCTCAGTTGGTAGAGCGCTTCGTTTACACCGAAGATGTCGGGAGTTCGAGTCTCTCATCGCCCACCATATTTTCCAATCACTTAGATCGAAAATATGAAGTTTACTTTAGGTTCAATAAACCTCGCCTGGCACCCTAGACCAACAACCCTCTAAAAAGTTTTTCTCTCAAAGTTCGTTGAGTGTGCGAAGCGCCCTTCGCCGGTAATTTGCGCGCTATTCTTCGTTAAGAATGTGCATATGCGCGGATAATCCAAGCAAACATGCTCGTAGCATAAACGTCGATAGATGAGCTGGTCGATCTTCGCGCTTGAAGTACTGTGCGCGTATTCAATCGAATTTTACGCAACAAAAAAGGCCGGGGCAAAAATGCACCGACCTTCCTGATCATCAATGTCTACCAGTGCCAGTACATCCGTGGTCAAAAGCATGAATTGATGGAGGCTATTGCGAGCGACAGACGCGTTCCAGCGCTCATCAGCAATGCCTATAAACAGATATATAAGAGAGCATTGTGTTCAAAGAAAGTCTGCTTGCTGAAAAATCACATTCTTTGATCGCGCTTCAATAAAGTGCCGGCTCCAAGGCACACCATAATCAGCACCCCACCGATTCCATAAGCCAGAACATCGAGCCAATCCGGCGTTGCTCCCAGAGTGATCCGCAGCGATCTGTTGCTGATTTCAATACCGAATACTTTGGACAGATATTGCCCGGCCTCAACCGCCACACCTACAAAAAATGCCGCCAGAGCCAACAAAACTCGGTTTCCGTCAAACACCGTACGGAATGCAAAATAGACGAAGATTACAGCAATAACATCGCCTAAGAAGCTTCTTATCCAGCCAAGACCAGCGCCTGCGGTCGCCAACAACACAAGACCAAAGAAGATCATGATCGTGATGACCAGCGCCGATTTCGAAAATTTGAACTGCACCAAAGCTTCCTAACAGCGGGACGACGGACATGTATTTCAGCCTGAAACGATAGAATCGAAATCTACCATTCCGGCAAAGCGTGCAGCGCGGACTTTGCCGAACTTGCTTTCATCAACAACCAGATGTTTCTGGAGCGCGCGCTGCATCGCCATCTGCTTTACCGGCACCTCATGAAAATGCGAGCAGGTTACTCCGTGTTGCTCATCAACACCGCCTGCCGACAAGAAAGCCTTGTTGATATTGACGCGCTTGAGAACTTCGATGCCTTCATCACTTGAGAAAGATGCGGCTTCCGGGTGGTAAACCCCACCGAGGACGATGAGCCGGACATCATCCCGGCGCGATAGAATCTCGGCGATATTCAGCGAATAACAGACCACGGTGATGTGCCGGTTTTGCGGTATTTGCTGCGCGAGATATGGCGTTGTCGTGCCGCAATCAATAAAAACGGTGTCATGCGCCTCGATAAGCGCTGCGGCTGCCGCGCAGGCCTGCGCTTTTGCATTGGCATGGCAATCTTTTTCAAGATCAAAGACATAATCGCTGCCGTTACCGTTATCCTGCACAGGAATAATGTAACCACCCAAACAATTGAGCGAACCGGAATCGGTCCCGATATCGCGGCGAATTGTCATTTCCGAAACGCCCAGCCGCGTTGCTGCATCGCGAAGACGCAGCACTCCCGCTTCCTCAACAAGAGCCGCAAGTTCGGCAATGCGTTCGTCTTTACGACTGATCCTGCTCACTGATTCCCCATTTCGGTTGCGGTTCACCTCCGTTTAGCTTGCCACATCAATTGGTGCAATTGCGATGGTGCATACTTGACAGGTCAAACAGAAATATGAAACGATCCAAACATAATGATCGGATTATAACATTATAATTCGCATTATCGGGAGGATCTGACAACAGGAATTTGCAACAGGCCAGAAAGCTTCAGGCAGCCTGCGCCAAGAAAGAGGAATTTGCGACTTATCCAGTATTGATGGTCGCAATGGAGGAGACACTGGTGTCAGCAGCAGTCTGCAAAGCACCAGCGTAAAAATCAGTAGTCACCAATCTCGCCTGCGCGGAAGCGCTTTTGGCGGGGGCTATTCGTTTCCAGGGAGGAAATACCGGTGAAGAAGTTTATCGCGTCCATGGCTATTGCCGCGTCTGTTACGATGTCTATTGCCGTGCCACATGCTTTTGCGGAAGGCGTCGTCGATACGTCGAAAATCAATAAAGACCTGATCACGACGGCAAACGACAAGAAATACACGATCGCGACAGTTGTGAAGGTTGACGGCATTGCCTGGTTCGACCGTATGCGTGACGGCGTTGAGCAGTTCAAGGCCGATACCGGCAATGACGTCTGGATGGTTGGTCCAAGTCAGGCAGATGCGGCCGCTCAGGTTCAGATCGTCGAAAACCTTATTGCACAGGGCGTTGACGCTATTGCCATCGTGCCGTTCTCGGTCGAGGCTGTGGAACCAGTCTTGAAGAAGGCTCGTGAACGCGGCATCGTCGTTATCAGCCATGAAGCTTCCAACATTCAGAATGTCGACTATGACATCGAAGCTTTCGACAATAAGGCCTACGGCGCCAACCTCATGAAAGAACTGGGCAAGTCGATGGGCGGCAAGGGCAAATATGTTGCTACCGTCGGTAGCCTGACCTCCAAGTCACAGATGGATTGGGTCGACGGTGCTATTGAATACCAGAAGGCCAATTTCCCGGAAATGTCACAGGCAACTGAACGCCTTGAAACCTATGACGATGCAAATACCGATTACACCAAGCTTAAGGAAGCAATGACTGCCTATCCGGACATCACCGGTATTCTGGGCGCGCCAATGCCTACTTCAGCCGGTGCCGGTCGTCTGATTGCTGAAGGCGGGCTAAAGGGTAAAGTGTTCTTCGCTGGCACCGGTCTTGTGTCGGTTGCTGGTGAATATATTAAGAATGGCGATGTTCAATATATCCAGTTCTGGGATCCGGCAGTTGCTGGTTATGCCATGAACATGCTGGCCGTCGCAGCTCTTGAAAAGAAGAATGAGCAAATCAAGGCTGGCCTTAATCTCGGTCTGCCTGGCTATGAAAGCCTGATCGCTCCCGACGCCTCCAAGCTAAACCTGCTCTACGGCGCAGGCTGGGTCGGCGTAACCAAGGAAAACATGGATCAGTACGACTTCTAATCGTTGCTGAACAGGAGAAAGAGACCCCCGCCTCTTTCTCCCCATTCCATCTGCATTTGCAGCCTTGCACGAGGCCTTTATGACTGAAAATCTGATCGAATTGCGCCATATCGGGAAGCGCTTTGGCGGCGTGAAAGCGCTGGACGACGTGTCCTTTGCCATCAAGCCCGGCGAAATTCACTGCCTGGCCGGCGAAAACGGCTCTGGCAAATCCACTGTAATCAAGATCATGTCCGGTGTTTACACACCCGAAGACGGTGAAATTCTGATCGACGGCAAGTCGGTCGGCAAGCTCGATCCTGTCAAATCCGTACATCATGGCATTCAGGTGATTTATCAGGATTTCTCCCTGTTCGGAAACCTGACGGTCGCGGAGAATCTCGCGATCAATACATTTCTCATGGAAGGTCGTAAGGCTGTCGATTGGAAGCGCGTGCGCGAACTTGCGCAGCAGGCGCTGGATCGTCTCGGTGTTCGGATGGATCTGGATTCCGATGTGGACAGTCTGCCAACATCCGGCAAGCAGATCGTAGCAATAGCGCGCGCCGTTATGGCCGATGCGCGACTTTTGATCATGGATGAACCAACCACTGCGCTTACCCGACATGAAGTCGACGCGCTGTTCAAGATCGTGCGCGATATTCAGGCACAGGGCATCGCCGTGCTGTTCGTCAGCCACAAGATGCGCGAAATGCTGGAAATAAGCGAACGGCTGACTGTTTTCCGCAACGGCAAGAAAGTCGCGGAAGGCCCGATTAACGAGTTTGACGAACCGGCGATCACCCGCGCCATGACAGGTCAGGAACTGACGGCTCACAGCTACCAATGGGTTGCCCGTGAAGGCGCCACCAGTGTCCCGAGCCTTGAGGTCGACAATCTCTCCGTTCCCGGTTCGGTGGAAAAAGCCAGCCTCACGCTTCATGCAGGCGAGATTGTTGGCATCTCTGGCCTGATCGGTTCTGGCCGTACCGAACTTGCCTTGGCTCTCTTTGGAATGAAGCCTGACTTTACCGGCAACGTGCGGATCGATGGCAAGCCCGTTCATCCCAAAACCGTGCAGGAAGGTATTGCCTGCGGCGTTGCTTATGTGCCGGAAGATCGTCTTACGGAAGGCCTTTTCCTAACCCAGTCGATTGAGCGCAATATCATTGTGACGTCGATTGAGAAATTCGTGCGCGGCTTGTTCATCAATCGCAAAAAGGCCGATGCGACGACGCGCGATATGTTCTCGGCAATGAATATTGTTGCGCCCGGCCCGCATACACCCGTCAACCATCTCTCCGGCGGCAACGCACAGCGCGTTGTGTTGGCGCGATGGCTTTTGACTGGCGCTAAAATCCTGATCCTCAACGGGCCAACGGTTGGCGTGGATGTGGGTTCGAAGGCTCAGATTCACAACATCATCCGCAAACTCGCACATGATGAAGGTCTGGCCGTTCTTATGATTTCCGATGATGTGCCGGAGCTGGTTCAGAACTGCAATCGTGTGCTGGTGATGCATCGTGGACGTTTCGTCGATGAACTCTCCGGTGAAAACATGACAGAAGACGCCGTCAATGACCGGCTCAAGACGCTGAATTGAGGAACCGGCACATGAAATTCTTTCGCAGTACCGAATTCATCATTGCCTGTGTGCTTCTCGCCGCAATGATTATCATTGGTCTTATCAACCCCGCCTTCTGGTCACTGGATAATATTTTCGGGCTTCTACGTTCCAATGTCGTGATCGGCATCATGGCGCTTGGCGTTCTGCTGGTGATGATTTCCGGCGGCATCGACGTATCGTTTACGGCTTTTGCTATTGCGGCAATGTATCTGACCGTCCGCGCCATGGTTTACCTTGGCTATGATGGTGTGTTCATTCCGTTTGTCGCCGCAACGTTGATTGGCTTGCTGCTCGGTGCCTTTAACGGCTTCATCATCCATCGCTTCAAGATGATCCCGCTGATCGTGACGCTCGGCACCGGCTCCATTATACGCGGCCTTGTGCTGGGTCTTGTCGGGACCAGCATCGTCAATATCAACAAGATGCCAAAAGAGCTGATCGAGTTTGGCAAGACGGACGTAATTTCGCTCACCTCAGCTTCCGGTACAGCCTTTGGCCTGACCGCGATGTTCCTCGTCTATCTCACGCTTGCATTGCTGATCCACCTGATCCTCAGCCATACGATGATCGGACGCAGTGTTTATGCCTATGGCGGCTCGCCGGAAGCCGCAAAGCGCGTCGGCTTCAACACGCGCCGCACGATCTTCTTCGTTTATTGCGTGGCGGGTGCCTTGGCAGGTTTTGCGGGGCTGCTCCATTCATCCATGATCTGGCTTGCCAACCCACGCGATTTTGTAGGCCTCGAACTCGATGTGATCGCAGCCGTGGTTCTTGGTGGCGCGTCGATTTTCGGCGGCCGCGGAACAGTGCTTGGCACACTCATGGGCGTCTTCATGCTCGTAATGGTCAAAAACTCGCTCATCATCATGAAGGTCGACACTACATGGCAGCGTGTCGTTGTGGGCCTCATTATCATCGCAGCAACCGCCACCACGGCGTGGCGCGATCGCAAAAGCATCGCCTGAAGGGAGAAAGTGACATGAAACAGTCTTTTGACATGCGCCGCATCCTTGGCGGAGACAACAATATCATCCAACTCGTCGTTATTACCGTGCTCGTGTTCGCGCTGATGACCTGGATGAACCCGGACAAGTTCCTGCGTTACTACAATTTTGAATCAATCAGCTACATCATGCCAGAGCTGGGCATCCTTTCCATCGCCATGATGATTGCGATGTTGACGGGCGGCATTGATCTTTCGGTGGTCGGCATTGCCAATCTGGCGGGTATCGTCGCTGGCGTCTATTTCCACTCATCCATGGTGCAGGCAGCCCAGACTTCAGGGTCTGGAATGCTGTTCTACACGGTCATTGGTATCCTGCTTGCGATACTCATCGGGCTTCTATCAGGCCTTGTGAATGGATTGCTGATTGCCAAACTGCGCATCACGCCGATCCTCGCAACACTCGGCACAGGCCAGGTTCTGATGGGACTGGCGCTGGTGCTCACCGGCGGCCCCGCCATCGTTGGTTTTCCGGATGCTTGGAACTGGGTAGGCAATGGAAAGATCATGGGCATCGCCACGCCTTTCCTTCTATTCATCGTGGTCTGCATTCTCGTCGGAATTTTGCTGACCCGCACCACGCTTGGTATCAATCTGATGCTGATCGGCACTAATCCGCGCGCAGCCGTGTTTGCTGGCATCCGCAAAGAACGCATGATCCTTTATTCCTATATGCTGACGGGCGTTCTCGCTTCGCTTGCTGGGATCATTTTGTCGGGACGTACCAATGCGGCCAAATCGGATTATGGCGCATCCTATCTGTTGCAGGCGGTTTTGATCGCCGTGCTTGGCGGCACCAATCCGGCTGGTGGCAAAGGGCGCGTGCTGGGCATCGCAATCGCGCTGATGGCTCTCATGCTTCTTTCCTCCGGCTTTCAGATGATGCGGTTCTCCAACCACCT harbors:
- a CDS encoding DUF2809 domain-containing protein, yielding MQFKFSKSALVITIMIFFGLVLLATAGAGLGWIRSFLGDVIAVIFVYFAFRTVFDGNRVLLALAAFFVGVAVEAGQYLSKVFGIEISNRSLRITLGATPDWLDVLAYGIGGVLIMVCLGAGTLLKRDQRM
- a CDS encoding DeoR/GlpR family DNA-binding transcription regulator; this translates as MSRISRKDERIAELAALVEEAGVLRLRDAATRLGVSEMTIRRDIGTDSGSLNCLGGYIIPVQDNGNGSDYVFDLEKDCHANAKAQACAAAAALIEAHDTVFIDCGTTTPYLAQQIPQNRHITVVCYSLNIAEILSRRDDVRLIVLGGVYHPEAASFSSDEGIEVLKRVNINKAFLSAGGVDEQHGVTCSHFHEVPVKQMAMQRALQKHLVVDESKFGKVRAARFAGMVDFDSIVSG
- a CDS encoding autoinducer 2 ABC transporter substrate-binding protein, producing MKKFIASMAIAASVTMSIAVPHAFAEGVVDTSKINKDLITTANDKKYTIATVVKVDGIAWFDRMRDGVEQFKADTGNDVWMVGPSQADAAAQVQIVENLIAQGVDAIAIVPFSVEAVEPVLKKARERGIVVISHEASNIQNVDYDIEAFDNKAYGANLMKELGKSMGGKGKYVATVGSLTSKSQMDWVDGAIEYQKANFPEMSQATERLETYDDANTDYTKLKEAMTAYPDITGILGAPMPTSAGAGRLIAEGGLKGKVFFAGTGLVSVAGEYIKNGDVQYIQFWDPAVAGYAMNMLAVAALEKKNEQIKAGLNLGLPGYESLIAPDASKLNLLYGAGWVGVTKENMDQYDF
- a CDS encoding sugar ABC transporter ATP-binding protein gives rise to the protein MTENLIELRHIGKRFGGVKALDDVSFAIKPGEIHCLAGENGSGKSTVIKIMSGVYTPEDGEILIDGKSVGKLDPVKSVHHGIQVIYQDFSLFGNLTVAENLAINTFLMEGRKAVDWKRVRELAQQALDRLGVRMDLDSDVDSLPTSGKQIVAIARAVMADARLLIMDEPTTALTRHEVDALFKIVRDIQAQGIAVLFVSHKMREMLEISERLTVFRNGKKVAEGPINEFDEPAITRAMTGQELTAHSYQWVAREGATSVPSLEVDNLSVPGSVEKASLTLHAGEIVGISGLIGSGRTELALALFGMKPDFTGNVRIDGKPVHPKTVQEGIACGVAYVPEDRLTEGLFLTQSIERNIIVTSIEKFVRGLFINRKKADATTRDMFSAMNIVAPGPHTPVNHLSGGNAQRVVLARWLLTGAKILILNGPTVGVDVGSKAQIHNIIRKLAHDEGLAVLMISDDVPELVQNCNRVLVMHRGRFVDELSGENMTEDAVNDRLKTLN
- a CDS encoding ABC transporter permease, with the protein product MKFFRSTEFIIACVLLAAMIIIGLINPAFWSLDNIFGLLRSNVVIGIMALGVLLVMISGGIDVSFTAFAIAAMYLTVRAMVYLGYDGVFIPFVAATLIGLLLGAFNGFIIHRFKMIPLIVTLGTGSIIRGLVLGLVGTSIVNINKMPKELIEFGKTDVISLTSASGTAFGLTAMFLVYLTLALLIHLILSHTMIGRSVYAYGGSPEAAKRVGFNTRRTIFFVYCVAGALAGFAGLLHSSMIWLANPRDFVGLELDVIAAVVLGGASIFGGRGTVLGTLMGVFMLVMVKNSLIIMKVDTTWQRVVVGLIIIAATATTAWRDRKSIA
- a CDS encoding ABC transporter permease, translated to MKQSFDMRRILGGDNNIIQLVVITVLVFALMTWMNPDKFLRYYNFESISYIMPELGILSIAMMIAMLTGGIDLSVVGIANLAGIVAGVYFHSSMVQAAQTSGSGMLFYTVIGILLAILIGLLSGLVNGLLIAKLRITPILATLGTGQVLMGLALVLTGGPAIVGFPDAWNWVGNGKIMGIATPFLLFIVVCILVGILLTRTTLGINLMLIGTNPRAAVFAGIRKERMILYSYMLTGVLASLAGIILSGRTNAAKSDYGASYLLQAVLIAVLGGTNPAGGKGRVLGIAIALMALMLLSSGFQMMRFSNHLIDFIWGAFLILVIAINASRNQGR